A genomic region of Salvelinus alpinus chromosome 12, SLU_Salpinus.1, whole genome shotgun sequence contains the following coding sequences:
- the LOC139536355 gene encoding protein SSUH2 homolog — protein sequence MLNPHEGQALYAPPVPAPGPMVPPASMFGNVPGYEDTLSGGGGGYLPPPMPLHPNRDPEPAPVQQDWNIPSITEDVARERFIMYASGYCCYNNAPAKDGVITNMQAFNTYRYRLETFTESRSTEWATKPYEGEPADFYTQTAPRPWEIAVTGPSLFQNHEENIKVPYTSSNKPCHTCSASGKMPCHECNGSGTKACWVCNGSGRRGGDSPCSQCNQRGKENCSKCHGNGTKECETCKGKRQLLTYINLKVEWKNNVEDYVVEQNSGLEVNNLSDVTGKTLFKNAQYMLYPVYGFPDPSLSQASDRLVREHQAKYSQNSRILQQQQTIELIPITKVTYKWKGGIHVYYIYGNEHQVKVPDYPATCCCSIM from the exons CGCTCTATGCCCCCCCGGTGCCCGCCCCAGGCCCCATGGTTCCCCCAGCTAGCATGTTTGGCAACGTACCCGGGTACGAGGACACTTTATCTGGCGGAGGAG GTGGATATCTCCCCCCACCGATGCCCTTGCACCCGAATCGGGATCCAGAGCCTGCACCCGTACAACAAGACTGGAA CATCCCCTCCATCACTGAAGATGTGGCGCGGGAGCGTTTTATAATGTACGCGTCTGGTTACTGCTGCTATAACAATGCCCCCGCCAAGGATGGAGTGATCACTAACATGCAGGCGTTCAACACCTATCGG TACCGTTTGGAGACATTCACAGAGTCTAGATCTACAGAGTGGGCCACCAAGCCTTATGAAG GTGAACCAGCAGACTTCTACACACAGACTGCCCCCCGGCCGTGGGAAATCGCAGTGACAGGTCCCTCCCTGTTCCAAAACCACGAGGAGAACATAAAAGTCCCTTACACATCATCTAACaag CCCTGCCACACTTGTAGTGCCTCTGGAAAGATGCCCTGCCATGAGTGCAATGGGTCTGGAACG AAAGCTTGTTGGGTCTGCAATGGATCTGGCAGACGGGGAGGAGATAGTCCCTGCAGCCAATGCAATCAAAGAGGAAAGGAGAA CTGCTCTAAATGTCATGGTAACGGGACTAAAGAATGTGAGACCTGCAAGGGCAAGCGGCAACTGTTGACCTACATCAACCTTAAAGTCGAGTG GAAGAATAATGTTGAAGACTATGTTGTGGAGCAGAACAGTGGGCTGGAGGTTAACAATCTGAGCGATGTGACGGGAAAGACACTCTTCAAAAACGCCCAGTACATG CTGTATCCAGTGTATGGCTTCCCAGATCCGTCTTTATCCCAGGCTTCAGACCGTTTGGTTAGAGAACACCAGGCTAAATACTCCCAGAACTCTCGCATCCTTCAACAG CAACAAACCATCGAGTTGATTCCCATCACCAAGGTGACCTACAAGTGGAAGGGAGGCATCCATGTTTACTATATCTATGGGAACGAACACCAGGTCAAAGTTCCTGACTACCCTGCCACCTGCTGCTGCTCTATCATGTAA